A stretch of bacterium DNA encodes these proteins:
- a CDS encoding glycosyltransferase: MAKIVSVYNREKPDFVPVDMSYIRWLKIAERLAALGHQVDIATIEPIPEKSPILMGPNLRRISLKNVHWQDYDVVKTVFHRGFETLEFFGGTGHPFIISKLGSVVASHDMEGVYFYGELRKELYETQLRIQKTSRYVTLLSPQAKELWLRCFQSNGNILLVPGAADKQIPEFRKNPFPEEAGIRCLFAGNIYTLDRQPEANAVLVSKLNELGRILKSAGAQLFMIGVGEVRLLDAAFVKYLGKVPYEETWDYLRSADVGVVVSSGKFHQNNESSKIYHYLRAGLPVVSEAGFPNDFLIHESGLGFSVESGNMELMAEKVLEAGRTPWDRQSAIRYILDNHTWENRVQVYNRLITEELEQV; encoded by the coding sequence ATGGCCAAAATCGTGAGTGTCTACAACCGGGAAAAACCGGATTTTGTGCCGGTGGATATGTCTTATATCCGCTGGCTAAAAATTGCTGAACGATTGGCCGCGCTGGGTCATCAGGTCGACATCGCAACGATAGAACCGATTCCGGAAAAATCGCCGATCCTGATGGGCCCTAACCTCAGAAGGATTTCACTGAAAAACGTTCACTGGCAGGACTATGATGTCGTTAAAACTGTATTCCATCGCGGTTTTGAAACGCTGGAATTTTTTGGGGGGACCGGACATCCGTTTATCATTTCGAAGCTCGGATCGGTGGTCGCGTCTCACGATATGGAGGGTGTTTATTTTTACGGAGAGCTGAGAAAAGAACTCTATGAAACGCAACTGCGGATTCAAAAAACAAGCAGGTACGTGACACTCCTTTCGCCACAGGCGAAAGAATTGTGGCTTCGCTGCTTTCAATCCAATGGAAACATCTTGCTTGTTCCCGGCGCAGCAGACAAGCAGATTCCAGAATTCCGGAAGAACCCGTTTCCGGAGGAAGCGGGGATTCGATGCTTGTTCGCGGGAAACATATACACGCTGGACAGGCAACCGGAAGCGAATGCCGTTCTGGTTAGCAAGTTGAACGAATTGGGAAGAATTCTAAAGAGTGCCGGAGCTCAATTGTTCATGATCGGCGTGGGCGAGGTCAGGCTTCTGGATGCTGCATTTGTAAAATACTTGGGGAAAGTTCCTTATGAGGAAACGTGGGACTATCTGCGTTCTGCTGATGTCGGCGTGGTTGTTTCTTCGGGAAAATTTCATCAAAACAATGAAAGCAGTAAGATCTATCACTACCTAAGAGCAGGACTTCCTGTTGTGTCAGAGGCGGGATTCCCGAACGATTTTCTCATTCATGAATCGGGACTCGGATTTTCTGTTGAAAGCGGTAATATGGAACTGATGGCGGAAAAGGTCTTGGAAGCTGGGCGCACACCCTGGGACCGGCAATCTGCGATTCGTTATATTCTCGACAATCACACCTGGGAAAATCGCGTTCAAGTTTACAATAGACTTATTACAGAAGAGCTGGAACAGGTTTGA
- a CDS encoding glycosyltransferase, with protein sequence MEENCRITALMPLKNYHLPYVRKAIESLQKQSSPFWKLLIIVEDRDYPRLSSLLQNELADSRIRMIQNEARKLAGAFNTGMRRAETVFVGILLSDDMWSTDAVAVLNANIGSQPHADFFHSSRMIIDEEDRQISSVYYSKDRFSIEDFLRTSPVKHLLCWRVTKALSFGGMDETLNSVGPDDYDFPWLMAENGAIFVAIKECLYLYRDHRDSYRLTTHLPLSVHEEEIRKIMRKHGASPSAIEKKISRARVTYLRQCLYKSRFEKWVRETSGAGSLQNYREKYK encoded by the coding sequence ATGGAAGAAAATTGCCGGATCACCGCCCTGATGCCTTTGAAAAATTACCATCTTCCCTACGTGCGAAAGGCCATCGAATCACTGCAGAAACAAAGTTCCCCGTTCTGGAAGCTTCTGATTATTGTGGAAGATCGTGATTATCCGCGGCTTTCCAGTCTCCTGCAAAATGAATTGGCCGACTCCCGCATTCGGATGATTCAAAACGAGGCGCGAAAACTGGCCGGAGCATTCAATACGGGAATGCGGCGCGCTGAAACCGTTTTTGTCGGGATTCTTCTTTCGGATGATATGTGGTCAACGGATGCTGTTGCTGTGTTGAACGCGAATATTGGTTCGCAACCCCACGCCGATTTTTTTCATTCTTCCAGGATGATTATCGATGAGGAGGATCGTCAGATCAGTTCTGTTTATTACAGTAAGGACCGTTTCAGCATTGAGGATTTTTTGCGGACTTCTCCTGTAAAACATCTTCTATGCTGGAGAGTCACAAAGGCGCTCTCTTTCGGCGGTATGGATGAAACATTGAACTCTGTGGGGCCCGACGATTACGATTTCCCCTGGCTGATGGCTGAAAACGGCGCGATCTTCGTGGCCATTAAGGAGTGTCTTTATCTGTACAGGGATCACCGCGATTCTTATCGTTTGACCACGCATCTTCCACTCAGTGTGCACGAAGAAGAGATTCGGAAAATCATGCGCAAACATGGAGCAAGTCCCTCCGCAATCGAAAAGAAAATCTCACGTGCCAGAGTGACTTATCTTCGCCAATGCCTCTATAAATCGAGATTCGAGAAATGGGTTAGAGAAACAAGCGGGGCCGGGTCACTACAGAATTACCGTGAGAAGTACAAATAA
- a CDS encoding glycosyltransferase — MPDLPGISIIVPVYNGEKTIAECLESLLALDFPKESFEIICVDNDSTDKTSAILHRYGERIRILHEKKRGPSAARNRGLRNATGDVIAFTDADCTVAQDWLRNLILPLENSDAAVVGGRILSKQPCNHIEKFGENIHDHSKAIELYRPPYAITMNWASRASILRELEFFDENLLRCEDVDLSYRLFQKGYRFVFSPDAIVYHRNEDNYWGLTHEGFLHGYYSVPVLKKHDWLLKQFGHRRWNKRTYVDLASSFVESIRGNERKRSRCQLMFNSGKKAGKIVGSIRYRYVDL; from the coding sequence ATGCCTGATCTCCCCGGAATATCCATCATCGTTCCTGTTTATAACGGCGAAAAAACAATCGCAGAATGCCTCGAGTCCTTGCTTGCTCTTGATTTTCCCAAAGAAAGTTTTGAAATCATTTGCGTGGATAATGACTCAACCGACAAAACATCCGCCATTTTGCATCGTTACGGCGAACGAATTCGAATCTTGCATGAGAAAAAGAGAGGGCCGTCTGCCGCCAGAAATCGAGGCTTGCGGAATGCGACAGGTGACGTCATTGCGTTTACCGATGCCGATTGCACTGTGGCACAAGACTGGCTCCGGAACCTCATTCTTCCTTTAGAAAATTCGGACGCAGCAGTTGTGGGCGGACGGATTCTTTCAAAACAACCCTGCAACCATATCGAAAAATTCGGAGAGAACATTCATGATCACAGCAAGGCGATTGAGCTTTACCGGCCCCCTTATGCGATTACCATGAACTGGGCTTCGCGCGCTTCGATTCTCAGAGAGCTCGAGTTTTTTGATGAAAACCTGTTGCGCTGCGAAGATGTCGATCTCTCATACCGCTTGTTTCAAAAAGGGTATCGATTTGTCTTCAGTCCGGACGCAATCGTTTATCACAGGAATGAAGACAACTACTGGGGATTGACGCACGAAGGTTTCTTGCATGGATATTATTCCGTGCCGGTCTTGAAAAAACATGACTGGCTTCTTAAGCAGTTCGGTCATCGCAGGTGGAACAAACGTACGTATGTGGATCTGGCCTCGAGTTTCGTCGAGTCCATTCGCGGCAACGAGCGAAAGCGGTCGCGCTGCCAGCTGATGTTTAACTCCGGAAAGAAGGCGGGGAAGATCGTCGGATCCATCCGGTACCGCTACGTAGATCTATGA
- a CDS encoding glycosyltransferase family 4 protein, translating to MRKQNRKLDLVYVGTLPPHNGGTAIVGSLLLQGLANAGHTIRAIAPTLRVEAMDTFANSHPELRITRIHLPYFETSPDIPPPEDYRQQEGEQIQKALHRMMSERRPDLILIGRETFALHVPDLAQKYSVPSILLIQGTTTAGILKKTIPEAMASKFLEQFQKTDLIIVVAKHLAEKIRNLGLVQAIVIENAIDVERFCPEAKDEILLQQFRIAKQQIVIAHISNLKPLKRPFDFVHAAKNALEQDPSLIFLIIGDGILQESIKTACRQMNLLNQFRFTGWVDYDRVPDLIRLSDIVVMPSEMEARALVFLETQACGRVLIASDIPSAREVIHDGKTGLLFPTGDVDVLTGKILFAASNAELRSQIARNAREVALSRPLSSFLHEYETAIQGVVHRHQLSR from the coding sequence TTGCGCAAACAAAATAGAAAACTGGATCTGGTTTATGTTGGTACCTTGCCTCCGCATAATGGAGGGACGGCAATCGTCGGTTCGTTGCTCCTTCAGGGATTGGCAAATGCGGGACACACCATACGCGCAATTGCTCCCACTCTTCGAGTAGAAGCAATGGATACATTTGCCAATTCCCATCCGGAGCTGCGAATCACGAGAATTCATCTCCCTTATTTCGAAACATCTCCGGACATTCCGCCTCCCGAAGATTACCGGCAGCAGGAAGGAGAACAGATTCAGAAAGCCTTACACCGCATGATGTCTGAGCGCAGGCCCGATCTGATTCTCATTGGTAGAGAGACTTTTGCTTTGCATGTTCCCGATCTCGCTCAAAAGTATTCGGTGCCCTCTATCCTTCTAATTCAGGGAACAACAACTGCCGGGATTTTGAAGAAGACTATTCCGGAAGCCATGGCATCAAAATTTCTGGAACAATTCCAGAAGACGGACCTGATCATTGTCGTGGCAAAGCACCTTGCGGAAAAAATCCGCAACCTGGGATTGGTTCAAGCAATCGTAATTGAGAATGCCATCGATGTAGAAAGATTCTGTCCGGAAGCAAAGGATGAAATCTTGCTGCAACAGTTTAGGATTGCGAAACAACAGATCGTAATCGCTCATATTTCAAATCTAAAACCGCTCAAGCGTCCGTTTGATTTCGTCCATGCAGCCAAAAATGCGCTGGAACAGGATCCTTCACTGATTTTCCTGATCATCGGAGACGGCATATTACAGGAGTCGATAAAAACGGCCTGTCGCCAAATGAATCTTTTAAACCAATTTCGGTTTACAGGTTGGGTGGATTACGATCGTGTCCCTGATTTAATAAGGCTATCGGACATCGTTGTGATGCCCTCTGAGATGGAAGCGCGTGCGCTGGTCTTTTTGGAAACTCAGGCTTGTGGACGCGTTTTGATTGCGAGCGACATTCCCTCTGCCCGCGAGGTGATTCATGATGGGAAGACAGGTCTGCTTTTTCCCACAGGAGACGTGGATGTCCTTACAGGGAAAATCCTTTTTGCAGCAAGCAACGCGGAATTACGCTCACAAATCGCCCGAAACGCGCGTGAGGTTGCACTCAGCCGCCCTTTAAGTTCGTTCCTTCATGAATACGAAACCGCGATCCAAGGCGTCGTTCACAGACATCAACTCTCGCGATAG
- a CDS encoding glycosyltransferase → MNKKILLGCYEVPGYGGASTAAYSLFEKMQKDAYQVHYMNLIEEQDVDYYGFALGQDFGNPKHLKNVETVVLGNPLYGEHPELTQRIQEISPDLLIGAGFIASLVMKRATPEKKLVFVTTGCQQMKDSIVRRKARTFAHLKENLESALGRPDISSREEEAAVDSCDLIVTHSEMTLFLYEKFFPFHSGKIYSEVIWFAEWIYEESLEHLRFAKPFSEREIDVLFISSSWNRPEKNYQFVQKIARKLKNVTTHVVGETEENSIPAVFHGLLRNRQELFALMGNSKTVVCPSSFDAAPGILFEASAVQCNVVTSRNCGNWHLCNELLLVDPFTPENFAQKISLSLTRKFPDNIGWFLDKNSYRNLLETISVVD, encoded by the coding sequence GTGAACAAAAAAATTCTTCTCGGCTGCTATGAAGTTCCCGGTTACGGCGGGGCCAGCACGGCTGCGTACAGCCTGTTTGAGAAAATGCAAAAGGATGCTTATCAGGTTCACTATATGAATCTAATTGAAGAACAGGATGTGGATTATTACGGGTTCGCCCTAGGGCAGGATTTCGGCAATCCGAAACACCTGAAGAATGTCGAGACAGTCGTTCTCGGGAACCCGCTATATGGAGAACACCCGGAATTGACGCAACGGATCCAGGAGATTTCGCCTGATTTACTGATCGGAGCAGGGTTCATCGCTTCCCTGGTTATGAAGCGGGCAACACCGGAAAAGAAACTCGTGTTTGTCACAACAGGTTGCCAGCAAATGAAAGACTCCATTGTCAGGAGGAAAGCGAGAACGTTCGCTCACTTGAAAGAAAATCTTGAGTCAGCCCTGGGTCGTCCCGACATTTCCAGCCGTGAAGAAGAAGCAGCTGTAGACTCTTGCGATCTTATTGTCACACATTCTGAAATGACTTTATTTCTATATGAGAAATTTTTTCCATTTCATTCCGGCAAGATTTATTCCGAAGTGATCTGGTTTGCCGAATGGATCTATGAAGAAAGTCTGGAACACTTGCGTTTTGCAAAACCCTTTTCAGAAAGAGAGATCGACGTATTATTTATTTCCAGCTCCTGGAACAGACCGGAAAAAAACTATCAGTTTGTCCAGAAAATCGCGCGCAAACTAAAAAACGTGACCACCCACGTAGTTGGGGAAACTGAAGAAAATTCAATTCCGGCGGTTTTCCATGGCCTCTTAAGAAATCGCCAGGAGTTATTCGCCCTCATGGGAAATTCAAAAACGGTAGTTTGTCCCTCTTCGTTTGACGCCGCCCCCGGAATTTTGTTCGAAGCATCTGCTGTTCAATGCAATGTGGTTACCTCAAGAAATTGCGGCAACTGGCATCTCTGTAACGAGCTGCTTTTGGTCGACCCCTTTACGCCTGAGAACTTCGCGCAAAAGATTTCTCTCTCCCTCACCAGGAAATTCCCGGATAACATTGGCTGGTTTCTGGATAAGAACTCCTATCGAAACCTGCTGGAAACGATATCCGTTGTCGATTGA
- a CDS encoding glycosyltransferase, whose product MTHLTILMDAFDSGDEIRNGIQSVLEQKGLNFELLITGGEDTAAIVQSFGDQRIRFLSCKFITPARAYNSALQQSNAEFFATMHARVILLPGALEKMLHEFEGETDCGSVHSYYFRLDEKGNINRDQFRRQRERLIEWTGVDSDYWKEFVVYGSRVAGYFRIYRSEVVRMLGNFREDTKLDPDHEMYFKIMAARFRIRVVPEHLYSWRVDPRWFDRALSLLSWARRAAYLLRQPNQPRGLIVILATLFAGFSVAAGLQALADKHKKSQNTLSSRFRRIWNSLLQLLYRKILVRLPEWPIPDTQNNLSPDAKKRIAYYIWHFPVLSQTFVNRELSALTNSGLSVLILADEAEDTILADENAKALLTRTRYLLPLKIRELGKYKMRFFFRNPVRYFNLFFFVITHRFSPFKNLSRDQEVFSKAVYLAGILKEEKINHIHSPWTDRCAFLSLLASKLLGISYSVQSRAHEVHRKTYLFGLRENLENASFVVTNSEYNRSYLQSIVREKSQNQIIKIYNGIDLNRFVTVRAKETEPEIFKVLSVSRLIEQKGLLYLLKACKILKDRRIPFRCEIVGGPEDELFINYVLDLRKAHRNLELLDTVQFSGILPFEKVLQKYESADLFVLPSVIGTDGSRDITPNALIEAMAMQLPVISTTVTAIPEIIDHEVNGLLVPPNDEMALADAMIKLMESPALRKELGENARRKVENSFDIAKNVRRYLELFSSNGDSDISKLKSDS is encoded by the coding sequence ATGACTCATTTAACAATTTTGATGGATGCGTTTGATTCCGGTGACGAAATCCGAAATGGAATCCAAAGCGTCCTGGAACAGAAAGGCCTGAATTTCGAACTTCTGATCACAGGCGGCGAGGATACGGCTGCAATTGTGCAATCGTTTGGTGATCAACGGATTCGATTCCTTTCCTGCAAATTCATCACTCCGGCGCGCGCTTACAATTCCGCTCTGCAACAGAGCAATGCAGAATTTTTCGCTACTATGCATGCGCGAGTCATCCTCCTTCCTGGAGCGTTGGAAAAAATGCTCCATGAGTTTGAAGGAGAAACGGATTGTGGGAGCGTTCACTCTTACTATTTCCGGCTCGATGAGAAGGGAAATATCAACCGGGATCAATTCCGCAGGCAACGGGAACGTCTCATCGAATGGACCGGTGTCGATTCGGATTACTGGAAGGAATTTGTTGTTTATGGATCACGTGTAGCCGGATATTTTCGAATTTATCGATCCGAGGTGGTCCGGATGCTGGGCAACTTTCGTGAAGACACGAAACTCGATCCTGATCATGAAATGTATTTCAAGATCATGGCAGCACGGTTTCGAATTCGCGTAGTTCCCGAGCATCTCTACAGTTGGAGAGTTGATCCCAGGTGGTTTGACCGGGCACTCTCATTACTGAGTTGGGCCAGAAGAGCGGCCTATCTCCTGCGCCAGCCGAATCAGCCCCGCGGGTTGATTGTGATCCTCGCAACATTGTTTGCAGGGTTCTCTGTGGCAGCTGGACTTCAGGCGTTGGCAGACAAACACAAAAAGTCACAAAACACGCTGTCTTCACGCTTTCGAAGAATATGGAATTCACTTTTACAATTGTTGTATCGCAAAATTCTAGTTCGGCTCCCTGAGTGGCCCATCCCGGACACGCAAAACAACCTATCCCCCGATGCAAAGAAGCGAATCGCTTACTACATCTGGCATTTTCCTGTATTGAGTCAGACATTTGTGAATCGCGAACTCTCCGCCTTGACGAATTCCGGATTGTCCGTTCTCATCCTGGCCGATGAAGCGGAGGACACCATTCTTGCGGATGAAAACGCCAAAGCCCTGCTGACGCGCACACGGTATCTGCTTCCTCTGAAAATCAGAGAGCTTGGGAAATACAAAATGCGATTCTTCTTCAGAAACCCCGTTCGATATTTCAACTTGTTCTTTTTTGTCATTACACACCGGTTCAGCCCATTTAAGAATCTCTCACGTGACCAGGAAGTATTCTCGAAAGCCGTTTACCTGGCAGGGATTCTAAAAGAGGAAAAGATCAATCATATTCATTCACCCTGGACCGATCGCTGCGCATTTCTTTCGCTTTTAGCTTCAAAACTTCTGGGCATTTCTTATTCTGTTCAGTCGCGAGCGCACGAGGTTCATCGAAAAACTTATCTGTTCGGACTACGTGAGAATCTGGAAAATGCAAGTTTTGTTGTCACGAATTCTGAGTACAACCGTTCCTATTTACAATCGATTGTTCGGGAAAAGTCACAAAATCAAATCATCAAGATTTACAACGGCATCGATTTGAATCGCTTTGTCACAGTACGCGCGAAGGAAACGGAGCCGGAAATTTTCAAGGTGCTGAGCGTGTCCAGACTCATCGAACAAAAGGGACTCCTTTACCTGCTTAAGGCCTGCAAGATCCTGAAAGACCGCCGCATTCCGTTTCGATGCGAAATTGTTGGTGGACCCGAAGATGAACTGTTTATCAATTACGTTTTAGATCTGAGAAAAGCACACCGGAATTTGGAACTTCTTGATACTGTTCAATTCAGCGGGATTCTTCCGTTTGAAAAAGTGTTGCAGAAGTACGAAAGCGCGGATCTATTCGTTTTGCCAAGTGTAATAGGGACAGATGGGAGCAGAGACATCACTCCCAATGCATTGATTGAAGCCATGGCAATGCAACTCCCGGTGATTTCTACAACGGTCACGGCCATTCCCGAAATCATAGATCATGAGGTAAACGGTTTACTCGTTCCGCCAAATGATGAAATGGCTCTCGCTGATGCGATGATAAAACTGATGGAGAGTCCCGCCTTGAGAAAAGAGCTTGGTGAAAATGCCCGTAGGAAAGTGGAAAATTCGTTCGATATCGCAAAGAACGTTCGCCGCTATCTGGAGCTCTTCTCAAGCAACGGTGACTCGGATATTTCTAAACTGAAGAGTGACTCTTAG
- a CDS encoding SGNH/GDSL hydrolase family protein → MPRKTLAYPKKILLALASLVFTLLALETYLRIFPDHDFQTNNPYQYTRKIGKSAFQQPFHSMKELYPLQFDNRHYYEKSGGMIHYNFDQFGARWLQSKSRDSSGFNVFVLGDSFTLGFGLRYEDSYIYKLQDQLRKQQIPVNFWNFAAPGAESRKCLSIYKKCSQLFEHELILYGLHLNDLLEFPTSHVISLNVSKKWWFIAERSKLVYFLAKKKSAYFDRKRRIKKLLSPAVFQTPYFRSNLQAILDLEKEANSHGKHLRIVLLPILVDVRKDSFRPVYKAIMAELTTRGVQYYDLTHIPREPDHAYWILPFDQHPNEKANAIFANQLTSLLLQDAAVKEALSL, encoded by the coding sequence ATGCCCCGAAAGACATTAGCCTATCCGAAAAAGATTCTCCTGGCGCTTGCAAGCCTGGTATTCACGCTGCTTGCCCTGGAAACTTACTTGCGAATCTTTCCAGATCACGACTTCCAGACAAACAATCCCTACCAGTACACCAGGAAAATCGGCAAATCGGCTTTTCAGCAGCCGTTTCATTCCATGAAGGAACTGTACCCACTTCAATTCGATAACCGGCATTACTATGAAAAAAGTGGCGGGATGATTCATTATAACTTCGATCAATTTGGAGCGCGATGGCTGCAGTCAAAAAGTCGTGATTCCAGCGGATTCAACGTTTTCGTTTTGGGAGATTCATTCACTCTCGGTTTCGGCCTTCGCTACGAAGATAGCTACATTTACAAGTTGCAGGATCAGTTAAGAAAACAGCAAATTCCCGTCAACTTCTGGAACTTTGCGGCACCCGGAGCTGAGTCCAGAAAATGTTTATCGATCTACAAAAAGTGCTCCCAACTCTTCGAACACGAACTCATACTTTATGGCCTCCATTTAAACGACCTGCTTGAGTTTCCTACGAGTCATGTAATCAGTCTCAACGTCTCCAAGAAATGGTGGTTCATTGCTGAACGGTCAAAACTTGTATACTTCCTCGCGAAGAAAAAAAGCGCCTATTTCGACAGGAAACGCAGGATTAAAAAACTACTTTCCCCGGCTGTTTTTCAAACGCCATACTTTCGGAGCAATTTACAAGCCATCCTCGACTTGGAAAAAGAAGCCAACAGTCACGGCAAGCACCTTCGAATCGTACTTCTTCCGATTCTGGTGGATGTGAGGAAGGATAGCTTCCGGCCGGTTTATAAAGCGATTATGGCAGAACTCACCACCCGTGGAGTTCAGTACTATGATTTGACGCACATTCCTCGGGAGCCTGATCATGCTTACTGGATCTTGCCTTTTGACCAGCATCCTAACGAGAAAGCAAACGCCATCTTCGCAAATCAGTTGACCTCGCTGTTGCTTCAGGATGCTGCAGTTAAAGAAGCATTGTCATTGTGA
- a CDS encoding UbiA family prenyltransferase: MASKDLPPIENEAAIIDGEEATNPLEYFKKVAPYLKVARIDHWFKNIFMVLGMIVAIAQNDIVVTLPLILKYSFAVLLACFVSSANYVINEIWDAEFDRRHPNKKFRSVATGNVSVRKLVFLEILLVTVSMGLSYIFLNPEFSIVLGIFFIIGGVFYNIPPIRTKDLPLIDVLGESINNPLRLLLGWFAVVSSINLPLTGIISYWSFGAMLVTAKRLAEFRHFGDQLVLYRPTFRYYNNSILIFMYFAFGLITLATFVFLGINYNFRLFFVLPLLLIFLIWFSVLTFQKNSIVKEPERIFEKKLFAAYCFLSLVVFTMTMLL, from the coding sequence ATGGCAAGTAAAGACCTTCCTCCGATTGAAAATGAAGCGGCAATCATTGACGGAGAGGAGGCCACAAATCCTCTGGAATACTTTAAAAAGGTTGCGCCTTACCTGAAAGTTGCCAGGATTGACCACTGGTTCAAAAATATTTTCATGGTTCTCGGCATGATCGTTGCAATTGCCCAGAACGACATCGTTGTAACCCTCCCTCTGATATTGAAGTACAGTTTCGCTGTTCTACTCGCATGCTTCGTATCGTCGGCAAACTATGTAATTAATGAAATATGGGATGCCGAATTTGACAGAAGGCATCCCAACAAAAAATTCCGTTCTGTGGCAACAGGCAATGTCTCTGTTAGGAAACTCGTCTTCCTGGAAATCTTGCTCGTGACCGTATCGATGGGACTCAGCTACATCTTTTTGAACCCGGAATTTTCAATTGTGCTGGGTATATTCTTCATCATAGGCGGAGTCTTCTATAACATCCCTCCCATCAGAACGAAAGACTTGCCATTAATCGATGTTCTGGGTGAATCCATAAACAATCCACTCCGGTTATTGTTGGGCTGGTTTGCAGTTGTGAGCTCGATCAACTTGCCCTTGACAGGAATCATCTCTTACTGGTCTTTCGGAGCGATGCTGGTTACTGCGAAACGATTAGCGGAGTTCCGCCATTTCGGGGACCAATTGGTCCTCTATCGTCCAACTTTCAGGTATTACAACAATTCCATATTGATCTTTATGTATTTTGCATTTGGACTCATAACGCTTGCCACCTTTGTCTTTCTGGGAATTAACTATAATTTCCGTTTGTTCTTCGTACTTCCTCTGCTGCTGATATTCTTGATCTGGTTTTCTGTTTTAACCTTTCAAAAAAACAGCATAGTCAAAGAACCTGAGAGGATTTTTGAAAAAAAACTTTTTGCGGCTTATTGTTTTCTGTCTCTGGTAGTTTTCACAATGACAATGCTTCTTTAA